Proteins found in one Lonchura striata isolate bLonStr1 chromosome 25, bLonStr1.mat, whole genome shotgun sequence genomic segment:
- the COA3 gene encoding cytochrome c oxidase assembly factor 3 homolog, mitochondrial — MWRHGAARRRRGKMAAPGEPGQAAFARRIDPAREPGLSPEQRRLMAQVEHAQRQRVLQRRLRSRNVLLALGIGAVTFGIYGYTFYSVSQERFLDELEQEAEAARARARARAEGAAS, encoded by the exons ATGTGGCGTCACGGCGCCGCGCGGAGACGGCGGGGCAAGATGGCGGCGCCCGGCGAGCCGGGGCAGGCGGCGTTCGCGCGGAGAATCGACCCGGCCCGGGAGCCGGGGCTCAGCCCCGAGCAGCGCCGCCTCATGGCGCAGGTGGAGCACGCCCAGCGCCAGCGCGTCCTGCAGCGCCGGCTCCGCAGCCGCAATGTGCTGCTGGCGCTCGGCATCGGCGCGGTGACGTTTGGCATCT ACGGCTACACCTTCTACTCGGTGTCGCAGGAGCGGTTCCTGGacgagctggagcaggaggcggaggcggcgcgggcgcgggCCCGGGCGCGGGCCGAGGGCGCCGCCAGCTGA
- the WNK4 gene encoding serine/threonine-protein kinase WNK4 — MLAAEPAAAGAMSHPEAERADSGSAPQPEPEPAPGLTGRAPHRNRSRRSSGRDSRRASSRFNRRSSAELELLGYPAPDGERGGSPPPPPAAAGLREPEETESEEVETRAVATSPDGRFLKFDIEIGRGSFKTVYKGLDTETTVEVAWCELQTRKLSKTERQRFSEEVEMLKGLQHPNIVRFYDSWKSTIKGQICIVLVTELMTSGTLKTYLKRFKEMKLKVLQRWSRQILKGLHFLHTRSPPIIHRDLKCDNIFITGPTGSVKIGDLGLATLKRASFAKSVIGTPEFMAPEMYEEKYDEAVDVYAFGMCMLEMATSEYPYSECQNAAQIYRKVTSGLKPSSFYKVKVPELKEIIEGCIRMDKNERYTIQDLLEHSFFQEDTGVHVELAEEDDGVKSGLKLWLRMDDTKKLHGKYKDNNAIEFLFELYKDVAEEVAQEMVVLGFVCEADYKLVAKAVRDRVVAIKRKREKLKRAQGAPSAAEPGQPPGVLRLLEELKSPLPPGAPTPALATPGSGDSAFSSTFPLEPEEPEADQHQHFTYRHTSYSSATSDCETDGYLSSSGFLDSPDLAHRSFVAVDPTSPPPTRPVRRFPTSIAVQLPTEHLPPASGFSSSVDSYTSDVASGMSDGCEGLSASEQSSKLPPKRASGKLLRRRARSRLRITNISDKNDRVVECQLQTYNNKMVTFKFDLDGDNPEEIAAAMVHNEFILKSERESFISRIRDIIHRVETLLRKDGRSGTELPKGPEADSALGSPVDLQLQGLSRSISSSSSLSDLSCTSPSLSVQSPVLPLLSRSPSETNLASPVEPLAAPVALGSSTGSAQTWPLVSMTPSWLTSPVLTPTLTPQGTPGGPVPPALPQALLSPQPLPTSPVPCEPSSPLSPPVTSTPLSPSAPLLSLANVFSLAVMTVAHTVSSIASSGGHLYPPLLSRPQSLALGAPRFVYPEPTSTDKPVPPGSGTLESVGADVPTARVPISPLPLAPAPVCPTGSEAMGSPLQLLSTSTSGGPEGSTVLPSAPKPSHSLIISEAPAPSVPKAQLSPINEEAKPQVLGRFQVVPAQDLAVSSAVLGGSDGEQHGTEPAASGSPPPAIPDTSHSSSSDSDVAPEAPERGPRAEEVPAEGDAVPAAPAGSDPGEGPGEESTENVPQAMLSQVWLSYSRSLSYVSSDDTESEDEEIWEELQNLRQKHLAEVQLLQSAQKKEIEELYLRMGKQPPLGIVSPAAMLSGRQRRLSKGSFNPSRRNSLQRLELAPPAGIMRRNSLSGSSTGSQEQRLSKGVTFADDLGRLVRAGAGPAAVPGPSAAPGSRPLLSPVAGWPRMTP, encoded by the exons ATGCTGGCGGCCGAGCCCGCCGCTGCCGGAGCCATGTCCCATCCCGAGGCGGAGCGGGCGGACAGCGGCTCCGCGCCGCagccggagccggagccggctCCGGGGCTCACCGGACGGGCCCCGCACCGTAACCGCAGCCGGCGGTCCTCGGGGCGCGATTCCCGACGTGCTTCCTCCCGCTTCAACCGGCGGAGCTCGGccgagctggagctgctggggtaCCCGGCGCCGGACGGGGAGCGCGGGGggtcgccgccgccgccgccggccgctgCCGGGCTCCGGGAACCCGAGGAGACGGAGAGCGAGGAGGTGGAGACGCGGGCGGTCGCCACCTCCCCCGACGGCCGGTTCCTCAAGTTCGACATCGAGATCGGCCGCGGCTCCTTCAAGACCGTCTACAAGGGGCTGGACACGGAGACCACCGTGGAGGTGGCCTGGTGCGAGCTGCAG ACGCGGAAGCTGTCCAAGACGGAGCGGCAGCGCTTCAGCGAGGAGGTGGAGATGCTGAAggggctgcagcaccccaaCATCGTCCGCTTCTACGACTCCTGGAAGTCAACTATCAAAGGGCAGATCTGCATCGTGCTGGTCACAGAACTCATGACGTCTGGCACCCTGAAAAC GTACCTGAAGCGCTTTAAGGAGATGAAGCTGAAGGTGCTGCAGCGCTGGAGCCGGCAGATCCTCAAGGGTCTGCATTTCCTGCACACTCGCTCGCCCCCCATCATCCACCGCGACCTCAAGTGTGACAACATCTTCATCACGGGCCCCACAGGCTCCGTCAAGATCGGGGACCTGGGCCTGGCCACGCTCAAGCGAGCCTCCTTTGCCAAGAGTGTGAtag GCACCCCCGAGTTCATGGCGCCGGAGATGTACGAGGAGAAGTACGACGAGGCGGTGGACGTCTACGCCTTCGGGATGTGCATGCTGGAGATGGCCACCTCGGAGTACCCCTACTCCGAGTGCCAGAACGCCGCCCAGATCTACCGCAAGGTCACCTCG GGCCTGAAGCCCAGCAGCTTCTACAAGGTGAAGGTGCCCGAGCTGAAGGAGATCATCGAAGGCTGCATCCGCATGGACAAGAACGAGAG GTACACCATCCAGGACCTGCTGGAGCATTCCTTCTTCCAGGAGGACACAGGGGTACATGTGGAGCTGGCTGAGGAGGATGATGGAGTCAAGTCTGGGCTCAAGCTCTGGCTACGCATGGACGACACAAAGAAGCTGCACGGCAAATACAAGGACAACAACGCCATCGAGTTCCTCTTTGAGCTCTACAAGGATGTGGCAGAGGAGGTGGCCCAGGAGATG GTGGTCCTGGGCTTTGTCTGTGAGGCCGACTACAAGCTGGTGGCCAAGGCTGTGCGGGACCGCGTGGTCGCCATCAAGCGCAAGCGGGAGAAGCTGAAGCGTGCCCAGGGCGCTCCATCAGCCGCAGAGCCCGGGCAGCCGCCGGGCGTCCTGCGGCTCCTGGAGGAGCTCAAGTCCCCGCTGCCACCTGGTGCCCCCACGCCTGCCCTGGCcacccctggctctggggaCTCGGCCTTcagcagcaccttccccctGGAGCCTGAGGAGCCCGAAGCTGACCAGCACCAGCACTTTACCTACCGGCACACCAGCTACTCCTCAGCCACCT CCGACTGTGAGACCGATGGGTACCTGAGCTCCTCTGGCTTCCTGGACTCCCCGGACCTGGCCCATCGCAGCTTTGTGGCAGTGGACCCCACCAGCCCACCGCCCACCCGGCCCGTGCGCCGCTTCCCCACG agcaTCGCCGTGCAGCTGCCCACCGAGCACCTGCCCCCTGCCAGTGGCTTCTCCTCCTCGGTGGACAG CTACACCTCGGATGTGGCATCGGGCATGAGCGACGGCTGTGAGGGGCTCTCGGCCAGCGAGCAGAGCTCCAAGCTGCCGCCCAAGAGAGCCTCGGGGAAGCTGCTGCGGCGCCGAGCCCGCTCCAGGCTGCGCATCACCAAC ATCTCTGACAAGAATGACCGAGTGGTGGAGTGCCAGCTGCAGACCTACAACAACAAGATGGTGACCTTCAAGTTCGACCTGGATGGGGACAACCCGGAGGAAATTGCAGCCGCCATG GTCCACAATGAGTTCATCCTCAAGTCGGAGCGGGAGAGTTTCATCAGCCGCATCCGGGACATCATCCACCGCGTGGAGACCCTGCTTCGCAAGGATGGCCGCAGTGGCACCGAGCTGCCCAAGGGCCCCGAGGCTGACAGTGCTCTGGGCAGCCCC GTggacctgcagctgcaggggctctcgcgctccatctcctcctcatcctcactcAGTG ACCTGAGCTGCACCAGTCCCAGCCTGTCTGTCCAGTCCCCTGTCCTGCCGCTGCTGAGCCGCTCCCCATCAGAGACCAACCTGGCCAGTCCTGTGGAGCCTCTGGCAGCCCCGGTGGCACTGGGGTCCTCCACAG GCTCAGCACAGACCTGGCCCCTCGTCTCGATGACTCCCTCCTGGCTCACGTCACCAGTGCTGACCCCAACACTGACTCCCCAGGGGACCCCAGGGGGGCCTgtccccccggccctgccccaagccctcctgtccccccagcctctccccacaTCCCCCGTTCCCTGTGAGCCCAGCAGTCCCCTGAGCCCCCCTGTGACCAGCACACCCTtgtcccccagtgcccctcTCTTGTCCCTCGCCAATGTCTTCTCCCTGGCAGTGATGACCGTGGCCCACACTGTCTCCTCCATTGCCAGCTCAGGTGGGCACCTCTACCCACCACTGCTGTCACGGCCGCAGAGTCTTGCCCTGGGTGCCCCACGCTTTGTCTACCCTGAGCCCACCAGCACAGACAAGCCAGTCCCACCTGGCAGTGGGACCCTGGAGTCAGTGGGAGCTGATGTCCCCACTGCCAGGGTGCCCATATCCCCCCTTCCCTTGGCACCAGCCCCAGTGTGCCCCACAGGCAGTGAGGCCATGGGgagccctctgcagctgctgagcacaTCCACATCTGGGGGTCCAGAGGGCAGCACG GTGCTGCCCAGTGCCCCCAAGCCCAGCCACTCTCTGATCATCTCGGAGGCACCAGCCCCCAGCGTGCCCAAGGCCCAGCTCTCGCCCATCAACGAAG aagCCAAGCCCCAGGTGCTGGGCCGGTTCCAggtggtcccagcccaggacctgGCTGTGAGCTCCGCGGTGCTGGGCGGCAGTGACGGAGAGCAGCACGGCACGGAGCCAGCAGCCAGCGGCTCCCCGCCTCCCGCGATCCCCGACACgagccacagctccagcagtgaCTCGGACGTGGCACCGGAGGCACCGGAGcgaggccccagggctgaggaggtGCCAGCCGAGGGGGACGCGGTGCCCGCTGCGCCGGCGGGGAGCGACCCGGGGGAGGGCCCCGGGGAAGAGAGCACAGAAAACGTGCCGCAGGCCATGCTGAGCCAGGTGTGGCTGAGCTACTCCCGCAGCTTGTCCTACGTGAGCAGCGATGACACCGAGAGCGAGGACGAGGAGAtctgggaggagctgcagaacctGCGCCAGAA GCACCTGGCGgaggtgcagctgctgcagagcgcCCAGAAGAAGGAGATCGAGGAGCTGTACCTGCGGATGGGGAAGCAGCCACCGCTGGGCATCGTCTCGCCGGCTGCCATGCTGTCCGGCCGGCAGCGCCGCCTGTCCAAGGGCAGCTTCAACCCGTCCCGCCGCAACAGCCTGCAGCGCCTGGAGCTGGCGCCGCCCGCAG GCATCATGCGGCGGAACTCGCTGAGCGGCAGCAGCACGGGCTCGCAGGAGCAGCGCCTCAGCAAGGGCGTCACCTTCGCCGACGACCTCGGGCGCCTGGTAAGGGCAGGGGCGGGTCCCGCGGCGGTCCCGGGGCCTTCCGCCGCGCCCGGTTCACGGCCGCTTCTCTCCCCAGTAGCCGGCTGGCCAAGAATGACTCCGTGA
- the VPS25 gene encoding vacuolar protein-sorting-associated protein 25, whose protein sequence is MSFVWPWQYSFPPFFTLQPNGETRQKQLSAWCALALAYSQQHRLPAMTVREAQDIPLFANHRLQRKLPLESIQVVLEELRKNGNLEWLDKNKTSFLIMWKRPEEWGKLIYQWVSKNGLTNSVFTLYELVSGDDTENEEFHGLDEATLLRALQALQQEHKAEIITLDDGRGVKFF, encoded by the exons ATGAGCTTCGTGTGGCCCTGGCAGTACAGCTTTCCTCCCTTCTTCAC GCTGCAGCCCAACGGCGAGACGCGGCAGAAGCAGCTGTCGGCCTGGTGCGCGCTGGCGCTGGCGTACAGCCAGCAGCACCGGCTGCCCGCCATGACGGTGCGGGAGGCTCAGGACATCCCGCTCTTCGCCAACCACCGCCTGCAGC GGAAGCTGCCGCTGGAATCCATCCAGGTGGTGCTGGAGGAGCTCCGCAAGAACG GGAACCTGGAATGGTTAGATAAGAACAAAACCAGCTTTCTGATCATGTGGAAGAGACCAGAAGAGTGGGGGAAGCTCATCTATCAATGG GTGTCAAAGAATGGCCTGACCAATTCTGTGTTCACGCTGTACGAGCTGGTCAGTGGAGATGATACAGAGAATGAAG AGTTTCACGGCCTGGATGAGGCTACGCTGCTGCGTGCCCTGCAAGCCTTGCAGCAGGAGCACAAGGCTGAGATTATCACGCTGGATGACGGCCGAGGCGTCAAGTTCTTCTGA
- the RAMP2 gene encoding receptor activity-modifying protein 2 — protein MAPRAHMSSGRLSRGLLLLCVLLGTGLCHTDAVNVSFIQDTVTSPPTAMSNWADQSMERNYADMTEECWKYFVSLMGNVMTSELCEWKVISRPYSALQRCLEDCAESFNYSYPNALAEQYIFQSHHRYFHNCTLEQPVYFDPPEDVLLAMIIAPICLIPFLVTLVIWRSKDGKAQA, from the exons ATGGCACCGCGCGCGCACATGAGCTCCGGCCGCCTCTCCCgagggctcctgctgctctgcg TGCTCCTGGGGACTGGCCTTTGTCACACAGACGCCGTGAACGTGAGCTTCATCCAGGACACTGTGACAAGCCCACCCACGGCCATGTCCAACTGGGCAGACCAGTCCATGG AGAGGAATTATGCCGACATGACAGAGGAGTGCTGGAAATACTTCGTCTCCCTGATGGGGAACGTGATGACATCGGAGTTGTGCGAGTGGAAAGTCATCAGCAG GCCCTACAGCGCGCTGCAGCGCTGCCTGGAGGACTGTGCCGAGAGCTTCAACTACAGCTACCCCAACGCCCTGGCGGAGCAGTACATCTTCCAGAGCCACCACCGCTACTTCCACAACTgcaccctggagcagccagTGTACTTCGACCCGCCCGAAGATGTGCTCCTGGCCATGATCATCGCACCCATCTGCCTCATCCCCTTCCTTGTCACCCTGGTCATCTGGCGCAGCAAGGACGGCAAGGCGCAGGCCTAG
- the EZH1 gene encoding histone-lysine N-methyltransferase EZH1, whose translation MAEQKMEITTPPTSKCIMYWKRKVKSEYMRLRQLKRFQANMGAKALFVANFAKVHEKTQILNEDWKKLRVQPVQLMKPVSGHPFLKQCTVESIFPGFSSQTLYMRTLNTVALVPIMYSWSPLQQNFMVEDETVLCNIPYMGDEVKEEDETFIEELINNYDGKVHGEEEMISGSVLISDAVFLELVNALNQYSDEEEEGHNDSEVKQEDGKEELPVTRKRKRIAVEGNKKCSKKRFPNDMIFTAISSMFPEYGFPEDMKERYRELTEVSDPNVLPPQCTPNIDGPCAKSVQREQSLHSFHTLFCRRCFKYDCFLHPFHATPNVYKRKNRETKIEPDPCGADCFLWLEGAKEFAALHNPRSKCSGRRRRRHHVVGASCSSTPAVTETREGDSDRDTGNEWASSSSEANSRCQTPTKQKLSPASSQLFAVETPQEPVEWTGAEESLFRVFHGTYFNNFCSIARLLGTKTCKQVFQFAVKESLITKLPTNELMNPSQKKKRKHRLWAAHCRKIQLKKDNSPTQVYNYQPCDHPEHPCDSSCPCIMTQNFCEKFCQCNPDCQNRFPGCRCKTQCNTKQCPCYLAVRECDPDLCLTCGASEHWDCKVVSCKNCSIQRGLKKHLLLAPSDVAGWGTFIKEAVQKNEFISEYCGELISQDEADRRGKVYDKYMSSFLFNLNNDFVVDATRKGNKIRFANHSVNPNCYAKVVMVNGDHRIGIFAKRAIQAGEELFFDYRYSQADALKYVGIERETDII comes from the exons ATGGCCGAACA aaaaatggaaattaccACTCCTCCGACATCCAAGTGTATCATGTACTGGAAAAGGAAAGTCAAGTCCGAGTACATGCGTCTGCGGCAGCTCAAGAGGTTCCAGGCAAACATGGGAGCAAAG GCTCTCTTTGTGGCCAACTTTGCAAAGGTTCATGAAAAGACTCAAATCCTTAATGAAGACTGGAAGAAGCTTCGAGTGCAGCCAGTGCAGCTGATGAAGCCAGTCAGTGGGCACCCATTCCTGAAACAG TGCACTGTTGAGAgcattttcccaggattttcaaGCCAGACACTGTACATGAGGACCCTGAACACAGTGGCACTGGTGCCCATTATGTACTCCTGGTCCCCTCTTCAGCAGAATTTCATG GTAGAGGATGAAACAGTTCTGTGCAATATCCCTTACATGGGCGACGAGGTGAAGGAAGAAGATGAAACTTTCATTGAAGAACTTATTAATAACTATGATGGGAAAGTTCATGGAGAGGAAG AAATGATCTCAGGGTCAGTCCTCATCAGTGATGCCGTGTTCCTGGAGCTAGTGAATGCTCTGAATCAGTACTcagatgaggaagaggaaggacaCAACGATTCTGAGGTGAAACAGGAGGATGGAAAAGAGGAGCTGCCAGtgacaaggaaaagaaagcgaATTGCAGTGGAAG GAAACAAGAAGTGTTCAAAGAAGAGGTTCCCCAATGACATGATATTCACTGCTATTTCTTCCATGTTTCCAGAGTATGGCTTCCCAGAGGATATGAAAGAAAG GTACCGGGAGCTGACGGAGGTGTCAGACCCCAACGTGCTGCCGCCGCAGTGCACTCCCAATATCGATGGGCCATGCGCCAAGTCGGTGCAGCGGGAGCAGTCCCTGCACTCCTTCCACACCCTCTTCTGCCGCCGCTGCTTCAAGTACGACTGCTTTCTGCATC cttttcatgCTACTCCTAATGTGTACAAACGAAAGAATAGAGAGACCAAGATTGAGCCAGATCCTTGCGGCGCAGACTGTTTCCTCTGGCTG GAAGGAGCCAAGGAGTTTGCTGCACTGCACAACCCTCGATCCAAGTGCTCAGGCCGTCGCCGCCGGCGGCACCACGTGGTGGGTgcatcctgctccagcaccccGGCTGTCACTGAGACCAGGGAGGGCGACAGCGACCGGGACACAGGCAACGAGTGGGCCTCTAGCTCCTCGG AGGCCAACTCCCGCTGCCAGACCCCCACTAAGCAGAAGCTGAGCCCAGCCTCCTCCCAGCTGTTTGCGGTGGAGACGCCGCAGGAGCCCGTGGAGTGGACAGGAGCCGAGGAGTCACTCTTCCGTGTCTTCCATGGGACCTACTTCAACAACTTCTGCTCAATTGCCAGGCTGCTGGGGACAAAGACCTGCAAGCAG GTCTTTCAGTTTGCAGTGAAGGAATCGCTTATAACGAAACTGCCAACAAATGAGTTAATGAATCCATcccagaagaagaaaaggaagcacAG GCTGTGGGCTGCACACTGCAGGAAGATCCAGCTGAAAAAAG ATAATTCACCAACCCAGGTGTACAACTACCAGCCCTGTGAccaccctgagcatccctgtgacagctcctgccCTTGCATCATGACTCAGAATTTCTGTGAGAAGTTCTGCCAGTGCAATCCTGACT GTCAGAACCGCTTCCCAGGCTGCCGCTGTAAGACCCAGTGCAACACCAAGCAGTGCCCCTGCTACCTGGCAGTGCGGGAGTGTGACCCAGACCTCTGCCTCACCTGCGGTGCTTCAGAGCACTGGGACTGCAAGGTGGTGTCCTGCAAGAACTGCAGCATCCAGCGAGGCCTCAAAAAG catttgttgctggccccATCAGACGTGGCTGGCTGGGGGACGTTCATCAAGGAGGCTGTGCAGAAGAACGAGTTCATCTCCGAGTACTGTGGGGAG CTCATTTCACAGGATGAGGCTGACAGGCGAGGAAAGGTCTACGACAAGTACATGTCCAGCTTCCTCTTCAACCTCAACAATG aTTTTGTTGTTGACGCTACTcgcaaaggaaataaaatccgCTTTGCCAACCACTCAGTGAACCCCAATTGCTATGCGAAAG TTGTGATGGTGAACGGAGACCACCGCATTGGTATCTTTGCCAAGAGAGCCAtccaggcaggagaggagctctTCTTTGACTACAG GTACAGCCAGGCAGATGCCCTGAAGTATGTCGGCATAGAGAGGGAGACAGACATCATCTAA